A window from Branchiostoma lanceolatum isolate klBraLanc5 chromosome 9, klBraLanc5.hap2, whole genome shotgun sequence encodes these proteins:
- the LOC136442379 gene encoding uncharacterized protein: MTTTVVAVLALLSLVCCVQTVSAQGPAFYEFLGYLSGLERNKVIDWNSTLYLLYTGEVTPACFNDAFRVYNDSILVKSYASNMLDSTGKMTPSGMFQGNWVAMGDYTECTVNANSAPDRPEDFQTMYCSVAWGGIPQLLAPENQFFAQGVCVPNTCTDKDVGLLTNTGLLGVKPMASWYPIGLTCQREETYANFSGAAIAAIVIICIIFIIITVSSLYEFIITLYFPETRKSLALCKYNTVSTANLRICCCFVKTLQ; encoded by the exons ATGACGACCACTGTGGTGGCTGTTCTTGCTCTGTTGTCGCTTGTCTGCTGTGTACAAACCGTGTCTGCACAAGGCCCAGCCTTCTACGAGTTCCTGGGTTACCTCTCTGGACTGGAGAGAAACAAGGTGATCGACTGGAACTCCACTCTTTATCTGCTGTACACTGGTGAAGTCACCCCGGCGTGTTTCAACGATGCCTTCAGAGTGTACAATGATTCTATACTGGTCAAGTCTTACGCAAGTAATA TGCTGGACAGTACAGGGAAGATGACTCCATCTGGCATGTTCCAGGGAAACTGGGTCGCTATGGGAGACTACACAGAGTGCACAGTGAACGCCAACAGCGCACCAGACAGGCCTGAAGACTTTCAAACTATGTACTGCTCCGTAGCATGGGGAGGAATACCACAG TTACTTGCTCCTGAAAACCAGTTCTTTGCACAAGGTGTGTGTGTTCCCAACACCTGTACTGACAAAGATGTAGGACTTCTCACAAACACAG GTCTCCTTGGGGTGAAGCCTATGGCATCCTGGTATCCTATAGGCCTGACCTGTCAGAGAGAGGAAACGTACGCAAACTTCTCAGGCGCTGCCATTGCTGCTAT AGTCATCATCtgcatcatcttcatcatcatcactgtctcCAGTCTTTATGAGTTCATCATCACTCTGTACTTTCCAGAGACAAGGAAGTCTTTAGCGCTCTGTAAGTACAACACTGTCAGCACTGCAAATCTAAGAATTTGCTGCTGTTTTGTTAAAACTTTGCAATAA